A stretch of the Solanum dulcamara chromosome 6, daSolDulc1.2, whole genome shotgun sequence genome encodes the following:
- the LOC129891283 gene encoding uncharacterized protein LOC129891283, which produces MNFQSDFQEKVSACFKPWQRSFQFWVRAVDIYTGYKVFQLRVGFEKNVQKQEAMWERQHEVAGEKIYNMCSDLGGFFLKVAQLLGKPDLAPAAWVRRLVTLCDQAPATPYNVIRTVLEKELDQNVDELFESFDVDPLGSASIAQVHRARLKGDKKDVVVKVQHPGIQELMMTDIHNLQAFALYLQKMDIKFDIYSLTKEIEKQIGYEFNFLREADAMDRIRRFLYENNKKSPVMVPQVIRDIVTRRVLVMEYIDGTPILKLGDEMAKRGISPDGKIAAVARQNILKSLSLAYGQMILRSGFFHADPHPGNILICRGAEVALLDYGQVKDLPENLRLGYANLILAIADNDATRARESFKELGIDTLSKCEDDQKEMLKLAQGMFDTKLPPGVKMLQPFSEESSVKKIAVEAFPEELFSVLRTLQLLRGLSVGLQISHSCAEHWKPIAEEALYSAGRLTDINMKRSRRHRTRRKSGK; this is translated from the exons ATGAATTTTCAGTCTGATTTTCAAGAAAAGGTATCTGCTTGTTTCAAACCTTGGCAACGTTCTTTCCAGTTCTGGGTTCGTGCAGTAGATATATACACTGGTTATAAG GTGTTTCAATTAAGAGTTGGCTTTGAAAAAAATGTGCAAAAACAAGAAGCAATGTGGGAGAGGCAGCATGAGGTTGCAGGTGAGAAGATATACAATATGTGCTCTGACCTTGGTGGGTTCTTCCTAAAG GTTGCTCAACTACTTGGGAAGCCAGACTTGGCCCCGGCTGCATGGGTAAGAAGGttagttactctatgtgatcaaGCGCCTGCTACACCATACAATGTAATCAGGACTGTGCTGGAGAAGGAATTGGATCAGAATGTTGATGAATTGTTTGAAAGTTTTGATGTTGATCCTTTGGGTTCTGCTTCTATTGCACAG GTTCATAGAGCAAGACTCAAAGGTGACAAAAAAGATGTTGTTGTCAAG GTGCAACACCCTGGGATCCAAGAACTGATGATGACCGATATCCACAACTTGCAAGCTTTTGCACTATACTTGCAGAAGATGgatataaaatttgatatataCTCTTTGACAAAGGAAATTGAGAAACAG ATCGGATATGAATTCAACTTCTTGAGAGAGGCTGATGCAATGGATAGAATTCGGCGTTTTCTCTACGAAAATAACAAAAAGTCCCCAGTTATGGTTCCACAGGTGATTCGAGATATTGTGACAAG gaGGGTCCTAGtgatggaatatattgatggaACCCCGATTCTGAAGCTGGGAGATGAAATGGCAAAGAGAGGCATCAGTCCAGATGGTAAAATTGCAGCAGTAGCAAGGCA GAACATTCTTAAAAGTTTGTCCTTAGCTTATGGACAAATGATACTCAGGAGTGGTTTCTTTCATGCAGATCCTCATCCGGGGAATATTCTAATCTGCAGAGGTGCTGAG GTTGCATTGCTGGACTATGGACAAGTTAAGGATCTTCCAGAAAATCTCAGGCTCGGATATGCTAATCTTATTCTTGCTATTGCTGATAATGATGCTACAAGGGCCAGAGAAAGCTTTAA GGAACTTGGCATAGACACCCTAAGCAAATGTGAGGATGATCAGAAAGAAATGCTTAAATTGGCACAAGGTATGTTTGACACAAAATTACCACCTGGTGTAAAGATGCTGCAACCTTTCTCGGAAGAATCTTCAGTCAAAAAAATTGCAGTTGAG GCTTTTCCAGAAGAACTTTTTTCTGTTCTTCGAACTCTGCAATTACTGAGAGGGCTTAGTGTTGGTTTGCAAATAAGCCATTCATGTGCTGAACATTGGAAACCTATTGCTGAGGAAGCTTTATACAGTGCTGGCAGATTGACAG ATATAAATATGAAGCGATCACGTAGACATAGAACTAGAAGAAAGTCCGGAAAATAA